AGCTTCTTTCTGATTTCACCATGGGGCTGACGACGATTGCCCTGCTTCAGGCGGGACGCATTGGCAGTGAGGCGCGCCAGACGCAGCACCCGGTGGATATCGCCAGCGGCGCGAAAATCCTCGCGGGCGGCGAAGACCGCGATTTCACGCTGGAAGACCGCATTCCGCTCATCTGGCAGCGTGTCTACAACAGCCGCAATCTGGCGACCGGTATGCTCGGCACCGGCTGGCTGCTGCCGTTTGAAACCCGCTTCTTCCGCCTTGAGAACAATCAGTTTATCTGGCGCGATATGTCGGGCCGCGAGCTGGGCTTCGGCGAGTTGACCCCCGGCGACGTGGTGGATTATCTCGAAGACGGCATCACGCTCTATTACACCGTCAGCGGCACGCTGATGCTCCAGATGACGAGCGGCGAATACCACGTCTACGAACCGGACCCGACGCGTCCGGGCGAGTGGCGGCTGTTCCGCATCTACGATCGTCACGAGAACTGCCAGTATTACAGCTGGGATGAACACGGCAGGCTGGTGCGGATTTCCGGCGACAACGAAGCGCTGGATGTCGAACTCGCGTATGAGAAAACGCATGGCCGTCTCGCCAGCGTGCATCAGGTATGCAACGGCGAGCGTCGCCTGCTGGTCACTTACGGCTATAACGAACACGGGCAACTGACTGACGTGACCGACGCGGACGGCATCGTCACGCGCCGCTTCGGCTGGGATCGCGCCAGCGACATGATGGGCTGGCACAGCTACTCCACCAACCTGAGCGTGCATTATCAGTGGCAGCCCGCCGCCGATGCACCGAACTGGCGCGTGTGCGGTTATCAGGTGCTGGACGACCAGGACAACGTGCTGGAGCGCTGGCGCATTGACGCCGACGAGGCGAAACGCTGCGCCACGGTCAGCTGCGACGCGGGTTTCTCGACGCGCCACTGCTGGGATTTCCTCTACCGCATCACGGAATACACCGACCGTCACGGCGGCGTGTGGCGCTACGAGTGGGCGGATTATGCCGAGCTGCTGACCGCGGCCACCACGCCGGACGGCAGCCGCTGGGTATATGGCTACGACGAGCACGGCAACTTGACGGAAGTGCGCGACCCGCTTGGCAACAGCACCTTCACGACGTGGCACCCGGTGTTCGCGTTCCCGGTGAAGGAAGTGCTGCCGGACGGCGCCACCTGGCAGTATGAATACAACCCGCGCGGCGATGTGGTCTCACTCACCGACCCGAAAGGCGGCGTGACGCGCTTTGAGTGGAACGAGCAGGGCGACCTGGTTCAGCAGACCGACGCGCTGAACAACACGCACCGGTTCTGGTGGAACGAGCGCGGGCAACTGGTGCGCGACGAGGACTGCTCCGGCAACCAGAGCCACCGGCTTTATGACGACGCGGGGCGACCGCTCAGCGCCAGCGACGCCGAAGGCAACACTGACCGCTGGACGCTGACTGCGGCGGGGCGTCTGCGCACCTGGCGGCGGGCGGACGGCCGCGAGACGCACTACGAATATGACAGCGCCGGGCTGCTGTGCGGGCAGGACGACGACGGGCTGCGCGAGCGCAAGGTGACGCGCAACGCGCGCGGCCAGGTGGTGAGCGCCGCCGACCCGGCAGGCCATCTGACGCGCCTGCGTTACGACCGCTTCGGCCGCCTGACGACGCTGGTGAACCCGAACCGCGAAAGCTGGCGGTTTGAGTATGACGCCGCAGGCCGACTGACGGGCCAGCGGGATTACGCGGGCCGCCTGACGGAATACCGCCACGACGCGCCAGGCCAGGTGACGGAGGTGATTCGCCATCCGCTGCCGGGCAGCGCGGACGCGCCGCTGGTCACCGCGTTTGAATATGACGTGCTGGGCCGCCTGACTGCACGCGAAACCGCAGAGCACCGCACCGAGTACCGCCACAATACGCTGTCGCTGGAAATCCGCCGCGCCACGCGCGCCGAATGGCGTCAGGCGCTGCTGGAAGAGCGGGAGCCTGAGTGGGACGCCGTGCTGGTCTTCACCCGCAACGCCGCGGGCGAGCTGGTGAGCGAGGAGAACCACGGCGGAAAATTTGAGTATGAGTACGACGCACTCGGCAACCTCAGCAGCACAACATTCCCGGATGGCCGCGAACTCGCCACGCTGCGTTACGGCACCGGTCATCTGCTGGAGATGCAGCTGCGCCACGGTGGCGCGACACACACGCTGGCGGCGTACGGCCGCGACCGGCTGCACCGGGAAGTTTCCCGCAGCCAGGGCGTGCTCTCGCAGGAGACCCGTTACGACACCGCCGGGCGCGTCACGCAGCGCACGGTGCTGGACGCGCGCCGCGAGCTGGTGTTCGAACGCCGCTACCGGTGGGACCGCACCGACCAGATAGTCCAGCAGATACACACCGACACCGCGCCTGCGACGCCGGGCGAGAAATACAGCCAGTACCTGTGGGGCTACGACGCGGCGGGCCAGGTCACAAAAGCCGTCGAACCGCAGCGGGAAGAACGCTTCTTCTGGGACCCGGCGGGCAACCGCACCGAAGCGCACCGTAACCCGGTGTGGCACAACCTGCTGCTGCGCCTCGACGGGCTTAAGCTTGACTATGACGGGTTCGGGCGGCTGATTCAGCGGCGGGACAAGTCTGGCGTTATCCAGCATTTTGCCTATGACGATGAGCAGCGGGTAAAGGAAATCACCTTCACCGGTCATGCGGAATTCAAAAAAGTGGAGTACCGCTACGACCCGCTGGGGCGCAGGACGCACAAGATATTATGGCGCTACAACGACCCGCAGCCGGAGACCATCCGCTTCGACTGGCAGGGCCTGCAACTGGCGGGCGAACAGAGCGACCGCGAGCCGGACCACTACGTTCAGTACGTCTACACCGAAGGCAGCTACGAACCGCTGGCGCGCATTGACAGTGTTTTCGACGACTGCGAGATTTACTGGTACCACACCGAACTCAACGGCCTGCCGGAACGGGTGACGGACGCGGACGGCCAGACCGTCTGGCGCGGGCAGTTCAGCACCTGGGGCGAAACGGAGCGCGAACTCAGCGTACCGCAGTGGCACGTACCGCAGAACCTGCGCTTCCAGGGCCAGTACCTCGACCGTGAAAGTGGGCTCCATTACAACCTTTTCCGCTATTACGACCCGGTGGCCGGGCGTTACACCCAGATGGACCCGATTGGGTTAGCGGGCGGGCTGAATACCTATGGATATGTGCCGGACCCATTAACTTGGGTGGATCCGCTTGGTTTAGCTTTACAAGGTGTAGATTTTTCTGGAAGCCCAGACCTTTTTCCAGAAAGTCCTGGTAAAAAAAATATAGTAGAAATCACTATGCAAGGCTCAAGAGATAGGGATTTTACGGAGGCTTATAAGCAAGCGGGTATAACCAAAGCAGAAGCTCACGGGTATACATGGCACCATGTTGATGATTTTGACCCGAATACGGGTAAAACAACTATGCAGTTAGTAAAAACATCTGCACATGAAGCCACTTTCCCGCATAAAGGATCAGTCTCCCAGTTTGAGAAACACTTTGGAGTAAAATATGGTACTCAAGAGGCTATCATAATATCGCATTCAAAAGGTTGGCTGAGAGGTCGGATACCGAAATCTCTTCGTGTTAGTTGTCGTTTATAGGGGGCAAAAGATGGGTAATAAGTTTCATAATTGCGAAGTCAGCATTAACAATGCTGATATCGAAAGATTAGAGGCTCAGGTTGCATATAAGTTTCCTGATAGTTTTGTCAATCATTATCTGAAATATAATGGTGGAGTTCCTGAAAAAAGCTGGTGGGATAGTGAGGATGAGTTTGAGCCTATAGAAATAGCGGCTTTTAAAGCTATTAAAACTGCTGCATCCGACGGCAAAGATGCCTCATCAACTATAAACGGATGCTATAACTTAATGATCTCCCGGCAGGTTATACCTAACAGTCTTATTCCTTTTGGTAATGACTGGGGAGGGAACTTTTTTTGTATAAATAAAAATGATGATAGTGTGGTTTTCTATGCCGTTGACGCTTTCGATGATGAGTTATCATTGGAAGATAATCATAATAATTTACAGAGAAAGCTTGCACCTACATTTGAGGAGTTTATTACTTCCTTGCGATCAGAAAATGAATTAGAATAAAGTGGATGTTATTAAAAAGGAATGATAAATTATTTTGGCGGGCTATGTCTCCCGCCAACTTACTATGGAATCATGTAATAAATTCAATTTTTTCGGAAGGGTCAATGTGAGGGGCAGTGTGGACTGCATTATAGAAATTTCCATCATTATAGAACGGTAACTAAATATTTTATCAGGCTAAACAGAAAAAATCAGTGTGAGGTGTAAATGCTCACAGGCATATGAATATTATCTTTTGCAAATGTTTATTTATACGATTAGGATGTTAAGCAATATAAAAAGGTCTGCGATATAAGCAATTCTACACCTTTATTAAGAAAGCCGAAGCGGCCTCTTAATGTGTTAAGTCTGATAAAAAAGGCCATCCCTTACCCTAAAAAGTATATCCATAAAATGCTCATTAGCATTTAAATGGCATCAAAAATAATATTATGGGGTTAATAAAACATTAGCTTCAAAAGCATTATCAATCATATTACGTAACTGTTAAATACGGTCGGCGTGTGGCGCTACGAGTGGGCGGATTATGCCGAGCTGCTGACCGCGGCCACCACGCCGGACGGCAGCCGCTGGGTATATGGCTACGACGAGCACGGCAACTTGACGGAAGTGCGCGACCCGCTTGGCAACAGCACCTTCACGACGTGGCACCCGGTGTTCGCGTTCCCGGTGAAGGAAGTGCTGCCGGACGGCGCCACCTGGCAGTATGAATACAACCCGCGCGGCGATGTGGTCTCACTCACCGACCCGAAAGGCGGCGTGACGCGCTTTGAGTGGAACGAGCAGGGCGACCTGGTTCAGCAGACCGACGCGCTGAACAACACGCACCGGTTCTGGTGGAACGAGCGCGGGCAACTGGTGCGCGACGAGGACTGCTCCGGCAACCAGAGCCACCGGCTTTATGACGACGCGGGGCGACCGCTCAGCGCCAGCGACGCCGAAGGCAACACTGACCGCTGGACGCTGACTGCGGCGGGGCGTCTGCGCACCTGGCGGCGGGCGGACGGCCGCGAGACGCACTACGAATATGACAGCGCCGGGCTGCTGTGCGGGCAGGACGACGACGGGCTGCGCGAGCGCAAGGTGACGCGCAACGCGCGCGGCCAGGTGGTGAGCGCCGCCGACCCGGCAGGCCATCTGACGCGCCTGCGTTACGACCGCTTCGGCCGCCTGACGACGCTGGTGAACCCGAACCGCGAAAGCTGGCGGTTTGAGTATGACGCCGCAGGCCGACTGACGGGCCAGCGGGATTACGCGGGCCGCCTGACGGAATACCGCCACGACGCGCCAGGCCAGGTGACGGAGGTGATTCGCCATCCGCTGCCGGGCAGCGCGGACGCGCCGCTGGTCACCGCGTTTGAATATGACGTGCTGGGCCGCCTGACTGCACGCGAAACCGCAGAGCACCGCACCGAGTACCGCCACAATACGCTGTCGCTGGAAATCCGCCGCGCCACGCGCGCCGAATGGCGTCAGGCGCTGCTGGAAGAGCGGGAGCCTGAGTGGGACGCCGTGCTGGTCTTCACCCGCAACGCCGCGGGCGAGCTGGTGAGCGAGGAGAACCACGGCGGAAAATTTGAGTATGAGTACGACGCACTCGGCAACCTCAGCAGCACAACATTCCCGGATGGCCGCGAACTCGCCACGCTGCGTTACGGCACCGGTCATCTGCTGGAGATGCAGCTGCGCCACGGTGGCGCGACACACACGCTGGCGGCGTACGGCCGCGACCGGCTGCACCGGGAAGTTTCCCGCAGCCAGGGCGTGCTCTCGCAGGAGACCCGTTACGACACCGCCGGGCGCGTCACGCAGCGCACGGTGCTGGACGCGCGCCGCGAGCTGGTGTTCGAACGCCGCTACCGGTGGGACCGCACCGACCAGATAGTCCAGCAGATACACACCGACACCGCGCCTGCGACGCCGGGCGAGAAATACAGCCAGTACCTGTGGGGCTACGACGCGGCGGGCCAGGTCACAAAAGCCGTCGAACCGCAGCGGGAAGAACGCTTCTTCTGGGACCCGGCGGGCAACCGCACCGAAGCGCACCGTAACCCGGTGTGGCACAACCTGCTGCTGCGCCTCGACGGACTGAAGCTGGACTATGACGGGTTCGGGCGGCTGATTCAGCGACGGGACAAGTCTGGTGTTATCCAGCACTTTGCCTATGACGATGAGCAGCGGGTAAAAGAGATTCGGTTTGAGGGGAACGCTGAGTTCCGCCGGGTGGAGTACCGCTATGACCCGCTGGGGCGCAGGACGCATAAGGTTCTGTGGCGCCATAACGACCCGCAGCCGGAAACCATCCACTTCGACTGGCAGGGCTTACAGCTCGCCGGCGAACAGAGCGACCGCGAACCGGACCACTACGTTCAGTACGTCTACACCGAAGGCAGCTATGAGCCGCTGGCGCGCGTCGACAGCGTCTTCGACGACTGCGAGATTTACTGGTACCACACCGAGCTCAACGGCCTGCCGGAACGGGTGACGGACACGGACGGCCAGACCGTCTGGCGCGGCAGTTCAGCACCTGGGGCGAAACGGAGCGCGAACTCAGCGTGCCGCAGTGGCAGGTGCCGCAGAACCTGCGCTTCCAGGGTCAGTATCTCGACCGTGACAAATTTTTCGGGAACAAATTTGAATACGCGTAGCGTACCCCGAAGTGGCGAGCCACAGGGATGTGGCGAGTAGTGCGGGCTTCACTACAACCTGTTCCGTTATTACGATCCGGTGGCCGGGTGTTACACCCAGATGGACCCGATTGGGTTAGCAGGCGGGCTGAACACGTATTCCTACATGGGTGATCCGCTGGTGTGGGTGGATCCGTTGGGGTTGATATGTAAATCAGCCTACAGCGGCAGAAGGGGTACAGTTAAAGCTAAAGCAGCTCTTGAAAAAAGGTTTTAAAGTTGTGGCTGAAGAAGTCACTATGAGAATTAAAAATAGCACAACCAATAAAACTTATAGGATCAGAGCTGATATTGTTGCTACGGATAAAATGGGTAATTACCATGTATTTTGGAAGCGGTAGGCTCACCCGTAAACAGCAAGGAACAGTAATGTTCGATATGACTAACCCTGCAAATACGAATAGCGGTTTGGGGGGAGGTATTATTAGACCTTCCGCAAGTAAAGCTGGAGAACTTGAGGTTGCAACTAAAGGCGCTAATGGCTTACCGCTCGGGGGCAATGGTGTCGTTTGGGATGCACGTTTCTGGTTATTGAAATATTGACAAGGTCCGAATATGTCTATTAATGTAAAAGATTTGAAAAAAGAATTTGAAAAAGAGCTCCTTGTATATTTAAAAGATAAATTTAAAGAGGTTTCGGGAGTTAAAGTCACAAAAAATAAAGTCACACTAACGACACCAGGATCTATCACCACTATTGATATTACTTTTTTAGATAAGTCGAAGGCATACGCAATGGTATGCCTGGTTCAGGCAATGGATATTAATAATAAAATTTCACAAATAAATCCGCCTTATAAATCAAATCTTCCCAATAAAGATTATACTTTATGTGTCAGCACGTTTGGGGAAAATGACAAGAGTCCTCTTTTGCCGACCACAGAAGATGGTATTAAGAAAACATGTGAAAACATCTTTTCCATTATAAAAGATGAATTTTTGGTAATGTCTAAAAATGTTGTTGAACTGAGTGATGAGTTGTTGTTAGATATTTGTAAAAATCCGCAAGTGTATTCATATCCTTTTTTGTTAGCATGTATGGCGATACGAAAGAATAATTTGGAAGAAGTGGATTGGGAGCATCTCCTTAGCGATAAAATATTGGGTTTTCATAATAAAAATGAATTAAAGATTAGATTTAATTCTGAATATGCAAAATCAAATTTTAAGTTCTAATAATAATGTTAATTTCTTAATGGGCGCTTTAAGGTCGCCTTATTTTTACCTATTATCTCAAATAGCTGGTGTTAGGTTCAGTATATAAATGGTTAATCTTATGAGAATATAGAAAAACATTGCTGACGAATATGCCATGTTAAATTTATGACAATAATATTTGATAAGTAGGCTTTGGAAAATATGGTGATTCTATTATGAACAAACATGCTGAAAGTATTAACAAAATTGAACTTGAGCGGAGTATTAAATTCCCTCCTTTATATAAAAAATTTCTCGCAAATGAAGTGAAAGATAGTGATACGTATGAGATAGCTAACAAGGATAACGGAACAATATATTTATATAGCTATAAAGATCTTGTCGAAAGAAATGAAGTATATGATATTCAAAGTGTTGAGCCTTATTATTTATTAATCGGGCAGGATGGCGACTTAGGATACTTTATCTATGTTGAAAGTGGAAAAGAAAGCGATGTCATATTTAGTATTGATTTGGGAGCACTAGGTAGCTTAGAGATGACTGAGGAAGCGAAAGATATATATTCATTAAGTGCTTGATTGAGCTTTTTGAAGAGCCGAGATTTAATGCTCGGCTTTTTAAGTATGATTTGCCAGCTTAGATATCCAACACTGCGACTTAGCGGGTATCTGACGCACCTGCGCTACGACCGCCTGACGACGCTGGTGAACCCGAACCGCGAGCGCTGGCGGTTTGAGTATGATGCCGCAAGCTGCCTGACGGAATACCGCCACGATGCCGCAGGCCAGGTGACAAAAGCCGTTGAGCTGCAGAAGGAAGAGCGCTTCTTCTGGGATGCGGCAGGCAACCGCACCGGGGAGCACCGCAACCTCCCACCATCATAGAAAACCGCAACTCATAACAGTCCTATTGAGCGTGTTTTACGCAAAAAACGGTACATTGACGTCTCATTTCAGGACAGTGTTTAATAACCTTTAAATTATAACCGGCATTTTATTGCCAGAGGCTTTTAAAATGATTAACAATAAGGTTCATATATGGATAGGGAATAAATTTTGATCGGCAGATGACTATATACGTTATTTTGAATTCAATTATTCTACCGATGCTGATATAGACGATCCCGATTATCAAGTGTGCGGATTCTGTAGGGATTTAGGTATCAAATGGTATGATGAAGACTTTATTGGAATTATACCCAGAGAAAATAAATAAGTTTCTTTAGATGATCTTCTTGAACAAGCTGCCGTAGACGAAAGTGAGAAAGAAAACGTTAAATCGAAATGTTACGCATCAGAAATTCAAAAAGTGAATGCTTTAGTATGGCATGCCGACTCCGCATTGGATATGAAGCCAGATCCATCAATTAGCTATAACGGTTTAAAGTACATTGGCCTGTTTAAAGGCGATTGATGTAATGATATTAAAAAATGTTTTGAAGTTAGTGATGCTTTTAACAAACAACTAATGTGCAAATATAGAGTATTTTTAAGAGAGAATAAAAATATCTTACGAGTTTTTCTGTTTAAAAATGACTTCCTAAAGGAGCACGCACCCATGGTTGAACTGGTCGATCCCGAAAGAAAGATAAGTAACATTGAGTGGACAGAATTTGCAAAAAGCTTTCCTGTAGCACTGCCGGAATCCTTCAAAGCGCACTACTTAAGAATAAACGGCGGTTACTTAGCTGAGGAAGACGTTGAGGCAGGCCGGTGGGGAATGCCGGTAGGTGGTTTTAACCCGATCAAGTATGGGGCGCTTCCCATTGAAACACTCATTAATGACATATTCAGCATTTCGCCTGCTGAGAGCGAATATGGCCCCTGGCATGAAAAGGAATTTATTCCGTTCGCTTACGATAATGGCGGGAATCCTTTTTTCCTTTCATTAAAAGCAACCGATTACGGTCATATCTATCTCTATGCGCAAGATGGCGATGCCCTCTTTGAGGTTGCAGAGTCATTTGATGATTTTATAAAGGCATTATACCGGCTATAAATGTGCTTATTTTCAGGATAAAGGCGAGATAGCGCCCGGCGGCTTTTTCCTTTTTTGTCGCCTTTCAACCTTTATCAACCCGATCTTACCGTCTGCTTTTTATCAATTAATGCTTATCTGTTGCCGCATCGGTTATATTGCCTGATCATATGCACAGTAAAATCATAAGAAAATAGAGAATTATCGCTGCTATTGCATAACTACAGCGCATATAACTTATTGTCTGTGTTGAATAAATTTCACATAAGGCAGGAAATTCTCGTCAGGGCTTTTAATTGCCCGACGAAACGCGTTATCCTCTGCCAGAAATGCGGTTTATCTTAACGCAAATACACCCAGCATAAATGTGCGCTTTTAAATATGGCGGTCGCCCGTGTGGCGTCGTGTTTTCTTTTTTTAACAGGTAGCAGAGCGTGTTACGCCCAAAATAGATAAAGACTGAGTTATGAATTTATTCCCCGTTAGTGACAGTAACGAAAGTGAATTAACCTTTGTCGTTTCCCGAGCCTCTGCCAATGCGGATGATAAGGTCCATGCCGTCGCCGCCCGCATCGTCAGAGAAATGGAAACCTCCCTGCCCGAATTCCGTCTGGAATCCACGGAGATGACCGTGATCGACGGCGAACCGGCGGTCGATATGTTTTATCAGTATATGGAAGACAATACGCCGGTGTTTCAGCGCCAGACAGTGATTCTGATAAACGATGCGCAGGAAGGCAAAAAGATGGTGAGCTACATCGGCACCTGCATCGGTGAATTTCTGGATTCACACCACTGGCAGTATCAGGAAATTATGCAGAGCATCAAGTTTCACCGTCAGCGGAAAAGCGCCTGAAGGCAATTGAGAGCGCAGGGAAGGGATAGAAGAGCGCCGCCCGAATGAGCGGCGCAGAGCATTACGCTTTTTTCGCTTCTTCAGCGGCTTTCACGATAACCGCGAACGCGTCCGCTTTCAGA
The genomic region above belongs to Cronobacter malonaticus LMG 23826 and contains:
- a CDS encoding SMI1/KNR4 family protein; this translates as MNKHAESINKIELERSIKFPPLYKKFLANEVKDSDTYEIANKDNGTIYLYSYKDLVERNEVYDIQSVEPYYLLIGQDGDLGYFIYVESGKESDVIFSIDLGALGSLEMTEEAKDIYSLSA
- a CDS encoding SMI1/KNR4 family protein — its product is MVELVDPERKISNIEWTEFAKSFPVALPESFKAHYLRINGGYLAEEDVEAGRWGMPVGGFNPIKYGALPIETLINDIFSISPAESEYGPWHEKEFIPFAYDNGGNPFFLSLKATDYGHIYLYAQDGDALFEVAESFDDFIKALYRL
- a CDS encoding SMI1/KNR4 family protein, which produces MGNKFHNCEVSINNADIERLEAQVAYKFPDSFVNHYLKYNGGVPEKSWWDSEDEFEPIEIAAFKAIKTAASDGKDASSTINGCYNLMISRQVIPNSLIPFGNDWGGNFFCINKNDDSVVFYAVDAFDDELSLEDNHNNLQRKLAPTFEEFITSLRSENELE
- a CDS encoding RHS repeat domain-containing protein; amino-acid sequence: MLGFLSMICQLRYPTLRLSGYLTHLRYDRLTTLVNPNRERWRFEYDAASCLTEYRHDAAGQVTKAVELQKEERFFWDAAGNRTGEHRNLPPS
- a CDS encoding DcrB-related protein, producing the protein MNLFPVSDSNESELTFVVSRASANADDKVHAVAARIVREMETSLPEFRLESTEMTVIDGEPAVDMFYQYMEDNTPVFQRQTVILINDAQEGKKMVSYIGTCIGEFLDSHHWQYQEIMQSIKFHRQRKSA
- a CDS encoding RHS repeat-associated core domain-containing protein; translation: MSELLAARIHDPLVHSSLMADVVSGVVEGAICLAALAGGMALMSNPFTAVIGVAVIGVAYATDWPEKIGDFVGKGVDAISNFFGGGGPPDATISSGSPNVFIMRKAAARAAGTVDHNYLNNPVPQESFFDAAKKMAVGMAIDILELTQITMPTMDEIWAGTKAVAKNSGSTIKNFATGVWDNLTQPVVEGASPYAEAAPGDTVDCTKGHMATGTNFLAEGSKKVLINGQPASRNGDRSTCEAKVQVLENSRVYIGGESIVVRDIRSGKNFWARLIGNAIGSLGPGILRNLSKGLFRAIFNRRMGKMFCCQLLSDFTMGLTTIALLQAGRIGSEARQTQHPVDIASGAKILAGGEDRDFTLEDRIPLIWQRVYNSRNLATGMLGTGWLLPFETRFFRLENNQFIWRDMSGRELGFGELTPGDVVDYLEDGITLYYTVSGTLMLQMTSGEYHVYEPDPTRPGEWRLFRIYDRHENCQYYSWDEHGRLVRISGDNEALDVELAYEKTHGRLASVHQVCNGERRLLVTYGYNEHGQLTDVTDADGIVTRRFGWDRASDMMGWHSYSTNLSVHYQWQPAADAPNWRVCGYQVLDDQDNVLERWRIDADEAKRCATVSCDAGFSTRHCWDFLYRITEYTDRHGGVWRYEWADYAELLTAATTPDGSRWVYGYDEHGNLTEVRDPLGNSTFTTWHPVFAFPVKEVLPDGATWQYEYNPRGDVVSLTDPKGGVTRFEWNEQGDLVQQTDALNNTHRFWWNERGQLVRDEDCSGNQSHRLYDDAGRPLSASDAEGNTDRWTLTAAGRLRTWRRADGRETHYEYDSAGLLCGQDDDGLRERKVTRNARGQVVSAADPAGHLTRLRYDRFGRLTTLVNPNRESWRFEYDAAGRLTGQRDYAGRLTEYRHDAPGQVTEVIRHPLPGSADAPLVTAFEYDVLGRLTARETAEHRTEYRHNTLSLEIRRATRAEWRQALLEEREPEWDAVLVFTRNAAGELVSEENHGGKFEYEYDALGNLSSTTFPDGRELATLRYGTGHLLEMQLRHGGATHTLAAYGRDRLHREVSRSQGVLSQETRYDTAGRVTQRTVLDARRELVFERRYRWDRTDQIVQQIHTDTAPATPGEKYSQYLWGYDAAGQVTKAVEPQREERFFWDPAGNRTEAHRNPVWHNLLLRLDGLKLDYDGFGRLIQRRDKSGVIQHFAYDDEQRVKEITFTGHAEFKKVEYRYDPLGRRTHKILWRYNDPQPETIRFDWQGLQLAGEQSDREPDHYVQYVYTEGSYEPLARIDSVFDDCEIYWYHTELNGLPERVTDADGQTVWRGQFSTWGETERELSVPQWHVPQNLRFQGQYLDRESGLHYNLFRYYDPVAGRYTQMDPIGLAGGLNTYGYVPDPLTWVDPLGLALQGVDFSGSPDLFPESPGKKNIVEITMQGSRDRDFTEAYKQAGITKAEAHGYTWHHVDDFDPNTGKTTMQLVKTSAHEATFPHKGSVSQFEKHFGVKYGTQEAIIISHSKGWLRGRIPKSLRVSCRL